One region of Streptomyces subrutilus genomic DNA includes:
- a CDS encoding Orn/Lys/Arg decarboxylase N-terminal domain-containing protein, which yields MSNGSVLLALREDPMGGGVGGDQLRRIGKELENRGLQVRWARTVEAARAALRTEAGLTAAVVAWDLPSEKGEDAGGGGGAVLRQITSRFTALPVFVVMSEESDHGLERLPLWVAETAVGYIWPLEDTPSFIAGRVFNAARTYGDSVLPPFFKALRRFDDAHEYSWHTPAHSGGVAFLKSPVGRAFFDYYGERLFRTDLSISVEELGSLFEHSGPIGDAERNAARVFGADRTYFVLHGDSTADRMVGHYCVTADEIALVDRNCHKSVLHGLVISGARPVYLVPTRNGYGLAGPLPARETLPAAVAARIAAHPLTPGAVSPHAQYAVITNSTYDGLCYDTVQTARALAPSTPRLHFDEAWFAYARFHPLYAGRYGMAVGPDTFPSDERPTVFATQSTHKLLAALSQSAMVHVKSSPRAPVEHHRFNEAFMMHGTTSALYPVIASLDVAAAMMDGPQGEWLVNEAVTEAVRFRQAVVRTGRRIADAGDRLPWFFGVWQPDTVTDPADGTRIPFADASPALLAGDPRCWELDPDADWHGFPGLAKGQCLLDPIKVTLTCPGVNARGEADSWGIPARVLTAYLAQRGIVVEKTDTYTTLVLFSMGITKGKWGTLMDALMDFKALHDADAPLRQVLPHLVERHPQRYSGTTLRGLCQEMHEHLTRAELIDALDTAFQDLPEPVVPPQSCYQQLIRGGTERLPLARAAGRVAAAMVTVTPPGIPVLMPGEALGAPSGPVLRYLGALEAFDRAFPGFHSEAHGVTIDPHTGDYLIECVRQDHLPGAAG from the coding sequence ATGTCGAACGGTAGTGTCCTTTTGGCCTTGCGCGAGGACCCCATGGGCGGGGGTGTCGGCGGTGACCAGTTGCGCCGGATCGGCAAAGAGCTGGAGAACCGCGGGCTTCAAGTGCGGTGGGCGCGGACGGTTGAGGCAGCCCGCGCCGCCTTGCGTACGGAGGCCGGCCTGACGGCTGCCGTCGTCGCCTGGGACCTCCCGTCCGAGAAGGGGGAGGACGCCGGCGGCGGGGGAGGGGCCGTCCTGCGCCAGATCACCAGCCGGTTCACCGCGCTGCCCGTCTTCGTCGTCATGAGTGAGGAGTCCGACCACGGCCTGGAACGGCTGCCTCTGTGGGTGGCCGAGACCGCAGTCGGCTACATCTGGCCCCTGGAGGACACGCCGTCCTTCATCGCCGGCCGTGTCTTCAACGCGGCCCGCACCTACGGCGACTCCGTCCTGCCTCCGTTCTTCAAAGCGCTGCGCCGGTTCGACGACGCCCACGAGTACTCCTGGCACACCCCGGCCCACTCCGGAGGGGTGGCGTTCCTGAAATCGCCCGTCGGCCGGGCGTTCTTCGACTACTACGGTGAGCGGCTCTTCCGCACCGACCTGTCGATCTCGGTGGAGGAGCTGGGGTCCCTCTTCGAGCACAGCGGCCCGATCGGCGACGCCGAGCGCAACGCCGCCCGCGTCTTCGGCGCCGACCGGACGTACTTCGTGCTGCACGGCGACTCCACGGCCGACCGTATGGTCGGCCACTACTGCGTCACGGCCGACGAGATCGCGCTGGTGGACCGCAACTGCCACAAGTCGGTGCTGCACGGGCTGGTGATCTCCGGTGCGCGCCCGGTGTACCTCGTCCCGACCCGCAACGGATACGGTCTCGCCGGCCCTCTGCCCGCCCGTGAGACCCTGCCCGCCGCAGTGGCCGCCCGGATCGCCGCCCACCCGCTGACACCAGGCGCCGTATCCCCCCACGCCCAGTACGCGGTGATCACCAATTCGACCTACGACGGGCTGTGTTACGACACCGTCCAGACCGCTCGAGCCCTGGCCCCCAGCACGCCCCGACTGCACTTCGACGAAGCCTGGTTCGCCTACGCCCGCTTCCACCCCCTCTATGCGGGCCGCTACGGCATGGCCGTGGGCCCGGACACGTTCCCGAGCGACGAACGCCCCACCGTCTTCGCCACCCAGTCCACACACAAGCTGCTGGCCGCCCTCTCGCAGAGCGCCATGGTGCACGTGAAGTCCTCACCCAGGGCGCCGGTCGAGCACCACCGGTTCAACGAGGCGTTCATGATGCACGGCACCACCTCGGCCCTGTACCCGGTCATCGCTTCGCTGGATGTGGCCGCGGCGATGATGGACGGCCCCCAGGGAGAGTGGCTGGTCAACGAGGCGGTCACCGAGGCTGTCCGTTTCCGGCAGGCCGTCGTCCGAACCGGGCGCCGCATCGCGGACGCGGGCGACCGGCTGCCGTGGTTCTTCGGAGTGTGGCAGCCCGACACCGTCACCGACCCCGCCGACGGGACACGCATTCCCTTCGCCGACGCCTCCCCGGCGCTGCTCGCCGGCGATCCCCGCTGCTGGGAACTCGACCCCGACGCGGACTGGCACGGCTTCCCCGGCCTGGCCAAGGGGCAGTGCCTGCTGGACCCCATCAAGGTGACGCTGACCTGCCCGGGCGTCAACGCGCGCGGAGAGGCGGACTCGTGGGGGATCCCGGCCCGCGTCCTCACCGCCTACCTGGCCCAGCGCGGCATCGTGGTGGAAAAGACCGACACCTACACCACGCTCGTCCTCTTCTCCATGGGCATCACCAAGGGGAAATGGGGCACTTTGATGGACGCCCTCATGGACTTCAAAGCCCTCCACGACGCCGATGCTCCCCTCCGACAGGTACTGCCCCACCTGGTCGAACGCCACCCGCAGCGCTACAGCGGCACGACCTTGCGCGGACTGTGCCAGGAGATGCACGAACACCTCACCAGGGCCGAGCTGATCGACGCGCTGGACACCGCCTTCCAGGACTTGCCCGAACCGGTCGTCCCCCCGCAGAGCTGCTACCAGCAGCTCATCCGGGGCGGTACCGAACGCCTTCCCCTCGCCCGAGCCGCCGGCAGGGTGGCCGCCGCCATGGTCACCGTGACCCCGCCCGGGATCCCCGTCCTGATGCCCGGAGAAGCACTCGGCGCCCCCAGTGGCCCGGTCCTGCGCTACCTCGGAGCACTGGAGGCGTTCGACCGCGCCTTCCCCGGCTTCCACAGCGAAGCGCACGGGGTCACCATCGACCCCCACACCGGCGACTACCTCATCGAGTGCGTACGCCAGGACCACCTCCCCGGCGCAGCCGGGTGA
- a CDS encoding amidase, whose translation MLDDRLYASLSAIEIADLVNHGRVSAREVVDTALALTADRDRALRAFTAVWADTARAAADEVDAAIADGTRLPLAGVPIGVKAGEGPTSWQNQRLAAAGCVPIGATSVPRAGTGWQTYGSTDRGPTLNPLDPAWSPGGSSAGSAAAVAAGLVPLATGSDGAGSVRIPAAWCGVIGFKPTNGLLPARDRAGLNTPGVLARTPGDAAAYLRTFTPATTPMVVRPPSVAWSPTLGYAATDPDVADTALRALQRIARTGLCSIVDHPVTLHDPAPAWTALRAGAADSGTEALTSANNANLRAVLNGVDLIATPTTPHPPHGHHGPGTRMSVALTWAFNLSGHPALTVPAGTTPDGGPVGLQLVARHGEDMLLLDVAARIDGTADASPCKAKQ comes from the coding sequence ATGCTCGACGACCGCCTGTACGCGTCGCTGTCCGCGATCGAGATCGCCGACCTGGTCAACCACGGCAGGGTGAGCGCCCGCGAGGTCGTCGACACCGCCCTGGCGCTGACCGCCGACCGCGACCGTGCCCTGCGCGCCTTCACCGCTGTCTGGGCGGACACCGCCCGCGCCGCGGCGGACGAGGTCGATGCCGCGATCGCCGACGGGACCCGCCTGCCGTTGGCCGGTGTACCGATCGGGGTCAAGGCCGGCGAAGGCCCCACCTCGTGGCAGAACCAGCGCCTGGCCGCCGCCGGGTGCGTGCCGATCGGAGCGACTTCCGTGCCCCGCGCCGGCACCGGGTGGCAGACCTACGGCTCCACCGACCGCGGCCCCACCCTCAACCCCCTCGATCCCGCGTGGTCTCCAGGCGGCTCATCAGCCGGTTCCGCGGCCGCGGTCGCGGCCGGTCTCGTCCCGCTCGCCACCGGATCCGACGGCGCCGGATCGGTCCGCATCCCGGCGGCCTGGTGCGGCGTCATCGGCTTCAAGCCCACCAACGGCCTCCTGCCCGCCCGGGACCGCGCCGGGCTCAACACCCCCGGCGTACTGGCCCGCACCCCCGGCGACGCCGCTGCCTACCTCCGCACCTTCACCCCCGCCACCACACCCATGGTAGTGCGCCCGCCGAGTGTGGCCTGGTCGCCCACCCTGGGGTACGCCGCCACCGACCCGGACGTCGCCGACACCGCTCTGCGCGCCCTCCAGCGGATCGCACGGACCGGCCTGTGCAGCATCGTCGACCATCCCGTGACGCTGCACGACCCGGCCCCCGCGTGGACCGCCCTTCGCGCCGGCGCTGCCGACTCGGGTACCGAGGCCCTGACCTCGGCCAACAACGCCAACCTGCGAGCGGTTCTCAACGGGGTCGACTTGATTGCCACCCCCACGACACCGCACCCCCCGCACGGCCATCACGGTCCCGGAACGCGCATGAGTGTGGCACTCACATGGGCCTTCAACCTCTCCGGCCACCCAGCGCTCACCGTGCCGGCCGGGACGACGCCCGACGGCGGACCGGTCGGGCTGCAACTGGTCGCCCGGCACGGCGAGGACATGCTGCTTCTGGACGTGGCCGCCAGGATCGACGGCACCGCGGATGCCAGTCCGTGCAAGGCGAAGCAGTAG
- a CDS encoding SpoIIE family protein phosphatase, with product MGVIEPSQGGTDGARAASSGAGGLLDLLGVAAILLDAEGRIDLWSPQAEELFGYTAEEALGEFAGRLLVHEEDLPAVLGMFAQVMEGGDSWVGVFPVRHKDGSTRRVEFRNMRLLDSQQDYYALGLAADQATVRQVERDLALSERLVAQSPVGLGVLDTDLRYVSVNPAEERLNGVPAAEHIGRHVHEVLPALGASFEAAMREVLATGIPIVDQYTVGRTPADPDHDHAWSISFYRLEAPNGTVLGVATSSVDVTERHRAVEEQRHTALTLQRSLLPQTPPRRPGLQVATRYRPAQATMEIGGDWFDVIPLSGDKTALVVGDVMGSGVAAAATMGQLRTATRTLADLDLDPAQVLHHLDHVTDGLDTIATCVYAVYDPHTDQCHIALAGHLPPVVLHPDGARELLDLPTGAPLGGCGVAFDTTSLALEEGDQLVLYTDGLVETRDEPIDARLEVLLKVLNDPSRSLDATCDLLLHRLRHPGDHDDVALLIARATPGTGNAE from the coding sequence ATGGGTGTCATCGAGCCCTCGCAGGGCGGTACCGACGGGGCGCGGGCCGCGTCGTCCGGGGCGGGTGGACTGCTCGATCTGCTGGGCGTGGCCGCCATTCTCCTCGACGCCGAGGGCAGGATCGACCTGTGGAGCCCGCAGGCCGAGGAGCTGTTCGGTTACACCGCTGAGGAGGCGCTCGGAGAGTTCGCGGGCCGCCTGCTGGTCCACGAAGAGGACCTCCCGGCCGTGTTGGGCATGTTCGCCCAGGTCATGGAGGGAGGGGACAGCTGGGTCGGCGTCTTCCCCGTTCGGCACAAGGACGGCAGCACGCGCCGAGTGGAGTTCCGCAACATGCGGCTCCTGGACTCCCAGCAGGACTACTACGCCCTGGGCCTCGCCGCGGACCAGGCGACGGTGCGGCAGGTCGAACGGGACCTGGCCCTGTCCGAACGGCTGGTGGCACAGTCGCCGGTCGGGCTGGGCGTACTGGACACCGACCTCCGGTACGTATCGGTCAACCCGGCTGAGGAGCGCCTCAACGGAGTACCGGCCGCCGAGCACATCGGCCGGCACGTTCACGAGGTGCTGCCGGCCCTGGGCGCGTCCTTCGAAGCGGCGATGCGCGAGGTGCTGGCCACGGGCATCCCCATCGTGGACCAGTACACCGTCGGCCGCACTCCGGCCGACCCCGATCACGATCATGCCTGGTCGATCTCGTTCTACCGGCTCGAAGCCCCCAACGGAACCGTGCTCGGAGTGGCGACCTCCAGCGTGGACGTGACCGAGCGGCACCGAGCCGTCGAAGAACAACGCCACACCGCCCTCACCCTCCAGCGCAGCCTGCTGCCCCAGACACCACCCCGGCGGCCGGGCCTGCAGGTCGCCACCCGCTACCGCCCCGCCCAGGCCACCATGGAGATCGGAGGCGACTGGTTCGACGTCATCCCCCTGAGCGGCGACAAGACCGCGCTCGTCGTCGGAGACGTCATGGGCAGCGGCGTCGCAGCCGCGGCCACCATGGGCCAGCTGCGCACCGCGACCCGGACGCTGGCCGACCTCGATCTCGACCCGGCCCAAGTGCTCCACCACCTCGATCACGTCACCGACGGTCTCGACACGATCGCGACCTGTGTCTACGCCGTCTACGACCCGCACACCGACCAGTGCCACATCGCCCTGGCCGGGCACCTGCCTCCCGTCGTCCTCCATCCGGACGGCGCGCGCGAGCTCCTCGACCTGCCCACGGGCGCGCCGCTGGGCGGCTGTGGGGTCGCCTTTGACACGACCAGCCTTGCCCTCGAGGAAGGGGACCAGCTCGTTCTCTACACCGACGGCCTGGTCGAGACCCGCGACGAGCCGATCGACGCCCGCCTCGAGGTTCTCCTCAAGGTCCTCAACGACCCCAGCCGGTCGCTGGACGCGACCTGTGACCTGCTTCTGCACAGGCTGCGGCACCCGGGCGATCACGACGACGTCGCGCTGCTCATCGCCCGGGCTACGCCGGGCACCGGGAACGCCGAGTAG
- a CDS encoding TetR/AcrR family transcriptional regulator, translating to MGTPKQASDDSSHHEPATRQRRPGGRSARVRARVLEAVGELLLEAGYDGLTVDAVAERAGVHRTTVYRRWRDVGTLLADVLDAASDDNWSPPDTGSLEGDLTALNQEVYEALAHGGPHLTTALIAAAFRSPEAAEALSAFWEDRYARCAAVVARAADRGELPGPADSRALLVAATAPLYHELLLLRAVPDPTLPHRAATATAAAARADAFRPATPPRPQATPDAAPDPACPRP from the coding sequence ATGGGTACCCCGAAGCAGGCAAGCGATGATTCCAGCCATCATGAACCGGCCACGCGGCAGCGCCGGCCGGGCGGCCGGAGCGCCCGCGTCCGCGCCCGGGTGCTGGAGGCGGTGGGTGAACTGCTGCTGGAGGCCGGGTACGACGGGCTGACGGTCGACGCGGTCGCGGAACGCGCCGGCGTCCACCGCACGACCGTCTACCGGCGCTGGCGCGACGTCGGGACCCTGCTGGCCGACGTGCTCGACGCGGCGTCCGACGACAACTGGAGCCCCCCGGACACCGGGTCGCTGGAAGGAGACCTGACCGCTCTCAACCAGGAGGTGTACGAGGCCCTGGCGCACGGCGGCCCCCACCTGACCACGGCCCTGATCGCCGCCGCATTCCGGTCGCCGGAGGCGGCGGAGGCGCTCTCGGCCTTCTGGGAGGACCGCTACGCCCGCTGCGCGGCGGTCGTCGCACGAGCGGCCGACCGGGGCGAACTGCCCGGCCCCGCCGACAGCCGGGCGCTGCTCGTCGCGGCGACCGCCCCGCTCTACCACGAGCTGCTGCTGCTCCGGGCGGTCCCCGACCCGACGCTCCCGCACCGCGCCGCCACGGCCACCGCCGCGGCGGCCCGCGCGGACGCCTTCCGCCCCGCGACCCCACCCCGGCCACAAGCGACGCCCGACGCCGCCCCCGACCCTGCCTGCCCCCGACCTTGA
- a CDS encoding ABC-F family ATP-binding cassette domain-containing protein, whose translation MTAQLTASDLTKSYEGRPVLDSVHCSVAVGERLGIVGENGSGKSTLLRLLARAERPDRGEVVLRAEGGVGYLAQEEDLPPHLTVQQVVDRALAELRALEGLLRRLEARMAGGDATAGTLSAYADALNAFELRGGYAADARVERSLYGLGLPGLPRECTVGGLSGGEVVRLRLAVLLAAAPEVLLLDEPTNHLDDAALTWLEDHLRARRGITVAVSHDRVFLERVATSLVEVDGDLHRTVRYGNGYAGYLAERAADRARRAEAHAAWRTETARLRETASVTARRVAPGRAIKDGNKMAYDRAAGRVQQSLASRVRNAEERLARLLARPVPAPAEPLRFTAVPRTASNGAPAAAAAEPEMPAGPAGPGEVRRVLLAASGVAVDGRLEPVDVTVPAGGRLLVTGPNGAGKSTLLQVLAGVLAPDAGRVVRHCPAGLLAQHTAAGAGRGSLLAAYAEGRPGTPEEHAERLLSLGLFARDRLSAPVASLSVGQRQRLALARLVTEPADILLLDEPTNHLSPALAEELEEALARFPGAVVVVSHDRRLCARWPGDRLALRAPAPVTAGARP comes from the coding sequence GTGACCGCACAGCTCACCGCGTCTGACCTCACCAAGTCCTACGAAGGCCGCCCGGTCCTCGACTCCGTCCACTGCTCCGTCGCCGTCGGCGAACGCCTCGGCATCGTCGGCGAGAACGGCTCCGGCAAGTCCACCCTGCTCCGGCTGTTGGCCCGGGCCGAGCGCCCCGACCGGGGCGAGGTCGTCCTGCGCGCCGAGGGCGGCGTCGGCTACCTCGCGCAGGAGGAGGACCTCCCCCCGCACCTGACCGTCCAGCAGGTCGTCGACCGCGCCCTGGCCGAACTGCGCGCCCTGGAGGGGCTGCTGCGCCGGCTGGAGGCGCGCATGGCCGGGGGTGACGCCACGGCCGGGACCCTGAGCGCTTACGCCGACGCCCTCAACGCCTTCGAACTGCGCGGAGGTTACGCCGCGGACGCCCGCGTGGAACGCTCCCTGTACGGCCTCGGCCTGCCGGGGCTGCCCCGCGAGTGCACCGTCGGCGGTCTGTCCGGCGGCGAGGTCGTGCGCCTGCGCCTGGCCGTGCTGCTCGCCGCCGCCCCGGAGGTGCTGCTCCTCGACGAGCCCACCAACCACCTCGACGACGCGGCCCTGACCTGGCTGGAGGATCACCTGCGAGCCCGTCGCGGCATCACGGTCGCCGTCTCCCACGACCGGGTGTTCCTGGAGCGCGTCGCCACTTCCCTCGTCGAGGTCGACGGCGACCTGCACCGAACCGTCCGGTACGGCAACGGTTACGCCGGCTACCTCGCGGAGCGCGCCGCCGACCGGGCGCGCCGCGCCGAGGCCCATGCCGCCTGGCGCACGGAGACCGCCCGGCTGCGCGAGACCGCCTCCGTCACCGCCCGCCGGGTGGCGCCCGGCCGCGCCATCAAGGACGGCAACAAGATGGCGTACGACCGCGCGGCGGGCCGGGTCCAGCAGTCCCTCGCGAGCCGCGTCCGCAACGCCGAGGAGCGGCTCGCCCGGCTGCTGGCCCGGCCGGTGCCGGCACCAGCCGAACCGCTGCGGTTCACGGCCGTACCGCGCACCGCCTCCAACGGCGCCCCCGCTGCCGCCGCTGCCGAACCGGAGATGCCCGCCGGGCCCGCCGGGCCGGGTGAGGTGCGACGGGTCCTGCTGGCCGCGTCCGGCGTCGCCGTGGACGGGCGGCTCGAGCCGGTGGACGTGACCGTGCCGGCCGGCGGCAGACTGCTGGTCACGGGCCCGAACGGGGCGGGGAAGAGCACTCTGCTACAGGTTCTGGCCGGCGTGCTGGCCCCCGACGCCGGGCGGGTCGTCCGGCACTGCCCGGCCGGACTGCTGGCCCAGCACACCGCCGCAGGCGCCGGCCGCGGGTCGCTGCTCGCCGCCTACGCCGAGGGCCGCCCCGGAACTCCCGAGGAGCACGCCGAACGGCTCCTGTCGCTCGGGCTGTTCGCCCGCGACCGGCTGTCCGCTCCCGTCGCCTCCCTGTCCGTCGGGCAGCGGCAACGGCTGGCACTGGCCCGGCTGGTCACCGAACCGGCCGACATCCTGCTGCTGGACGAGCCCACGAACCACCTCTCCCCCGCGCTGGCGGAGGAGTTGGAGGAGGCGTTGGCCAGGTTCCCGGGGGCAGTGGTCGTCGTCAGCCACGACCGGCGGCTGTGCGCCCGCTGGCCGGGCGACCGGCTCGCCCTGCGTGCCCCGGCGCCCGTCACGGCCGGCGCCCGCCCGTGA
- a CDS encoding Vgb family protein: MTTSVHPLGTVTLPTAGAGPYALAVGPDANLWCTLVHRGRLARLTPSTGRVEEFALDSSDCGPTLVTAGPDGALWFTRYRDHRIGRITVGGEARSYALPGAAGGPYGIAAGPDGALWFTLTNTGRIGRIGTDGEIREFPLPCEGGFPSFLTVGADGALWFTLNQANAIGRITVSGEVRIHPLPTPGACPVGLAASPDGSLWFAEIGVGRIGRLTTGTAGTAGMEAGGAGEPVGTVDIAEFELPDPDCRPHAVAVAPNGTCWFTEWATGRIGSVTPEGKVTEHPLADPAGEPHGLAFGPDGTLYVAEERGVISRWHVAGSA, translated from the coding sequence TTGACCACCTCCGTACACCCGCTCGGTACCGTCACCCTCCCCACCGCCGGCGCCGGCCCGTACGCGCTCGCCGTCGGACCGGACGCCAACCTGTGGTGCACGCTCGTCCACCGCGGTCGCCTGGCGCGCCTCACCCCGTCGACGGGCCGCGTGGAGGAGTTCGCGCTGGACTCCTCCGACTGCGGCCCCACCCTCGTCACCGCCGGACCCGACGGGGCGCTGTGGTTCACCCGGTACCGTGACCACCGGATCGGGCGGATCACCGTGGGCGGCGAAGCCCGCTCGTACGCCCTTCCCGGCGCTGCGGGCGGCCCCTACGGGATCGCGGCCGGACCCGACGGAGCCCTGTGGTTCACCCTGACGAACACCGGCCGCATCGGCCGGATCGGCACGGACGGCGAGATCCGCGAGTTCCCGCTGCCCTGCGAGGGCGGGTTCCCGTCCTTCCTCACGGTGGGAGCCGACGGGGCCCTGTGGTTCACCCTCAACCAGGCGAACGCGATCGGCCGGATCACCGTCTCCGGGGAGGTGCGGATCCATCCCCTGCCCACGCCCGGCGCCTGCCCGGTCGGGCTCGCGGCGAGCCCGGACGGGAGCCTGTGGTTCGCCGAGATCGGCGTCGGGCGGATCGGGCGGCTCACCACCGGAACGGCGGGCACGGCTGGCATGGAGGCAGGGGGCGCCGGGGAGCCCGTCGGGACCGTGGACATCGCCGAGTTCGAGCTGCCCGATCCGGACTGCCGCCCCCATGCCGTCGCGGTCGCCCCGAACGGCACCTGCTGGTTCACCGAGTGGGCCACCGGCCGGATCGGCTCCGTCACCCCGGAAGGGAAGGTCACCGAACACCCGCTCGCGGACCCCGCCGGCGAACCACACGGGCTGGCCTTCGGCCCGGACGGCACGCTGTACGTCGCCGAGGAGCGCGGCGTCATCTCCCGGTGGCACGTGGCAGGCAGCGCCTGA
- a CDS encoding helix-turn-helix domain-containing protein, whose product MAGNGEHVRSEDPRTEGTSPADRFEWFCDAVSNHVMPVTLSTTQPSGFHADIADLELGSVRLSTLAFSPVVSRRTSAHVRKGDPEQLQLALVTQGAFRIAQRHHASVAAGDLVLTDTSRPSEGANVEERSTVAILQIPRSILPLRDDRVEALLGRRIRGDSGTGAILGSFLSSLIAQGPSCRPSELAGMGTVALDLATACLAQQSGTPDSAPAQARAQAMLHRIIRFIENNLDDPDLTPQAVADRHNISLRSLYSLFTDHPTGVAAYIRQARLERARADLGRPRSNGHPIQAIAARWGFSSAPVFSRSFRDAYGMSPSEYRAAAPHRDGARTVGSRTAPYLTRT is encoded by the coding sequence ATGGCTGGGAACGGAGAGCACGTGAGGTCAGAGGATCCGAGAACTGAGGGTACGTCCCCCGCTGACAGGTTCGAGTGGTTCTGCGACGCGGTGTCGAACCACGTCATGCCCGTCACCCTCAGCACCACTCAGCCGTCGGGCTTTCACGCGGACATCGCCGATCTGGAGCTCGGCTCCGTGCGACTGTCGACGCTGGCCTTCTCTCCGGTGGTGTCACGCCGCACGTCGGCCCATGTGCGCAAGGGTGACCCGGAGCAGTTGCAGCTGGCGCTGGTCACCCAGGGCGCCTTCCGGATAGCCCAGCGACATCACGCGTCCGTGGCCGCGGGGGACTTGGTCCTGACGGACACCTCACGTCCCAGCGAAGGGGCGAACGTCGAGGAGCGGTCGACGGTGGCCATTCTGCAGATTCCCCGGTCGATCCTCCCGCTGCGGGACGACAGGGTGGAGGCTCTCCTTGGCCGGCGCATCCGCGGGGACAGCGGGACGGGTGCGATCCTCGGCAGCTTCCTGAGCTCGTTGATCGCCCAGGGCCCGAGCTGTCGGCCCTCGGAGCTCGCCGGCATGGGAACCGTCGCCCTCGACCTGGCGACCGCTTGTCTGGCGCAGCAGTCCGGGACCCCTGACTCGGCGCCGGCCCAGGCGCGCGCCCAGGCGATGCTGCACCGCATCATCCGTTTCATCGAGAACAACCTCGACGACCCGGACCTGACCCCCCAGGCCGTCGCCGACCGGCACAACATCTCCCTGCGCTCCCTCTACTCCCTCTTCACCGACCACCCCACCGGCGTGGCGGCCTACATCCGCCAGGCCCGCCTGGAACGTGCGCGCGCCGACCTCGGTCGCCCGCGGTCGAACGGTCACCCGATACAGGCCATCGCGGCCCGCTGGGGCTTCTCCAGTGCCCCCGTCTTCAGCCGAAGCTTCCGCGACGCGTACGGCATGAGCCCGTCCGAGTACCGGGCGGCCGCCCCGCATCGGGATGGTGCACGGACTGTCGGGTCGCGCACGGCGCCGTACCTCACGCGCACCTGA
- a CDS encoding DUF3662 domain-containing protein encodes MGTLKGWERAIERAEQAVAEKLFGNDAVEAEVVEALLRTCDEQTVVCSSHRTVVPNVYTVELPPHVYAEIGPHLTVVGQELTDRLARHGERKDYEWAGPLAVRLAAAEDVPNGRYQVRCAPMAHITSAPLTSPDT; translated from the coding sequence ATGGGCACACTGAAGGGCTGGGAGCGGGCGATCGAGCGGGCCGAGCAGGCAGTGGCGGAAAAGCTGTTCGGCAATGACGCGGTGGAGGCGGAGGTGGTGGAGGCGCTGCTGCGGACGTGTGACGAGCAGACCGTCGTGTGCAGCTCCCACCGCACCGTGGTGCCGAACGTCTACACCGTCGAGCTGCCTCCGCACGTGTACGCCGAGATCGGCCCGCACCTGACCGTCGTGGGGCAGGAGTTGACCGACCGGTTGGCGCGCCATGGCGAGCGCAAGGACTACGAGTGGGCCGGGCCGCTCGCCGTGCGGCTCGCCGCGGCCGAGGACGTCCCCAACGGCCGCTACCAGGTCCGTTGTGCCCCCATGGCGCACATCACGTCCGCGCCGCTGACCTCTCCGGACACCTGA
- a CDS encoding DUF3253 domain-containing protein gives MADTERQTERRLERAILELLDQRAPNATICPSDAARAVYAGDDDGWRALMEPARRAARRLSAAGEVEITQGGRPVDPAKARGPIRIRRR, from the coding sequence GTGGCAGACACCGAACGGCAGACAGAGCGGCGCCTGGAGCGAGCCATCCTGGAGCTGCTGGACCAACGCGCTCCGAACGCGACGATCTGCCCCTCCGACGCCGCGCGGGCGGTGTACGCGGGGGACGACGACGGCTGGCGCGCGCTCATGGAGCCGGCCCGCCGCGCGGCCCGGCGGCTGTCCGCGGCCGGTGAAGTGGAGATCACCCAAGGTGGACGGCCTGTCGACCCCGCGAAGGCCCGCGGCCCGATCCGCATCCGCCGCCGCTGA
- a CDS encoding PPOX class F420-dependent oxidoreductase produces the protein MNATPYDPRTLLAESRLGILATIKSDGRPQLSPVMPFYDPEADVLYVSMTEGRAKTANLRRDPRAALEVTSSDGWAWATAEGTVTLTGPGTDPRGPEVEALVRYYRAAAGEHPDWDEYRETMVADRRVLMTMTVDHVYGDKIR, from the coding sequence ATGAACGCCACTCCGTACGACCCGCGCACGCTGCTCGCGGAAAGCCGACTGGGCATTCTCGCGACGATCAAATCGGACGGCCGTCCGCAGCTCTCGCCCGTCATGCCCTTCTACGATCCGGAGGCCGATGTCCTCTACGTATCGATGACCGAGGGACGTGCCAAGACGGCGAACCTGCGGCGGGATCCGCGCGCCGCACTGGAGGTGACCAGCTCCGACGGCTGGGCCTGGGCCACCGCCGAAGGGACCGTGACCCTGACCGGGCCGGGGACCGACCCGCGCGGCCCCGAGGTGGAGGCGCTGGTGCGGTACTACCGCGCTGCCGCTGGAGAGCATCCGGACTGGGACGAGTACCGGGAGACGATGGTGGCCGATCGGCGGGTGCTCATGACGATGACGGTCGACCACGTGTACGGGGACAAGATCCGCTGA